One window of Papaver somniferum cultivar HN1 chromosome 9, ASM357369v1, whole genome shotgun sequence genomic DNA carries:
- the LOC113311135 gene encoding DNA primase small subunit-like, which translates to MTKEEIENDRDDMMIDEKEQQGFPLMQCAQEEFDPDQLNMYYVKLFPYADIYKWMSYGNDRKHPACDLSYFGRREFSFILGNDVYLRYQSFNNAAQMENSIKSKCPFKIDIGAVYSVDPAKRNAYAGENAFTPVEKELVFDIDMSDYDDVRYCCSGANICNKCWPLMTIAIKVMDSALREDFGFTHILWVYSGRRGVHCWVCDARARRLNNAQRAAIADYFHVYKGNENSRKKVFLGAALHPSLVRSYQQVLRPFFEEELLCGQSLLETEEKFEKILEMIPDESITAKLRGEWLGNHQRSSNSKEDINRVRWEKLKSHLQSGKQKGLRRCVEEIVFSYTYPRLDMGVTKLTNHLLKAPFCVHPKTGRVCVPIDPECCEKFDPMAVPTLSSLKKELDKGKLENGEGKKLETGRTSLDKSLKVFRDFLEPLLKSCKEEMEISYNAKLQQSKSSSLTW; encoded by the exons ATGACGAAAGAAGAAATTGAGAATGATAGAGATGATATGATGATTGACGAAAAGGAACAACAAGGATTTCCGCTAATGCAGTGCGCCCAAGAAGAATTTGATCCCGACCAGCTGAATATGTATTATG TGAAGCTTTTTCCTTATGCTGATATCTATAAATGGATGTCTTACGGAAATG ATCGGAAGCATCCAGCCTGTGACTTATCTTACTTCGGACGAAGGGAATTCTCATTCATCTTGGGGAATGATGTATATTTGCGTTATCAATCGTTTAACAATGCTGCTCAGATGGAAAACTCCATCAAAAGCAAGTGCCCATTTAAAATTGATATCGGTGCTGTATACAGTGTAGAT CCTGCTAAGCGTAATGCGTATGCTGGTGAGAATGCATTCACTCCGGTGGAGAAGGAGTTAGTTTTCGACATT GATATGTCAGATTATGACGATGTTCGATATTGCTGCTCGGGTGCTAATATTTGCAACAAGTGCTGGCCATTAATGACAATTGCTATTAAAGTGATGGATTCTGCACTCAGAG AGGATTTTGGCTTTACTCACATTCTTTGGGTATATAGTGGTCGGCGTGGTGTTCATTGTTGGGTTTGCGATGCACGAGCAAGAAG GTTAAACAATGCACAGAGAGCAGCGATTGCAGACTATTTTCATGTGTATAAG GGAAATGAAAATAGCCGTAAGAAAGTTTTCTTAGGAGCCGCTCTTCATCCTTCTTTGGT AAGGTCATATCAACAAGTACTGAGACCCTTCTTTGAAGAGGAATTGCTTTGTGGACAAAGTCTACTTGAAACAGAGGAGAAATTTGAGAAGATTCTTGAAATGATTCCTGATGAAT CTATTACAGCTAAGCTTCGGGGTGAATGGCTGGGGAACCATCAGCGGTCCTCAAACTCCAAAGAAGATATTAATCGCGTTCGGTGGGAGAAATTAAAAAGTCATCTGCAGTCAGGCAAGCAGAAG GGGCTTCGTAGGTGTGTCGAAGAAATAGTTTTCTCTTATACCTACCCAAGGCTTGACATGGGG GTTACAAAACTTACAAATCATTTGCTGAAGGCACCATTCTGCGTGCACCCCAAAACAG GACGTGTATGTGTTCCAATTGATCCTGAATGTTGCGAGAAATTCGATCCTATGGCAGTACCTACACTTTCTTCG CTTAAAAAAGAACTGGACAAAGGAAAGCTTGAAAATGGAGAAGGCAAAAAATTAG AAACTGGCAGAACCTCGCTGGATAAATCACTCAAGGTTTTCAGAGATTTCCTGGAGCCATTATTGAAATCTTGCAAG GAAGAGATGGAAATATCCTATAACGCAAAACTTCAACAATCAAAGAGCTCTTCTTTAACTTGGTAG